A genomic window from Scophthalmus maximus strain ysfricsl-2021 chromosome 17, ASM2237912v1, whole genome shotgun sequence includes:
- the tfap4 gene encoding transcription factor AP-4 isoform X2 — MEYFMVPAQKVPSLQHFRKTEKEVIGGLCSLANIPLTPETARDQERRIRREIANSNERRRMQSINSGFQSLKTLIPHSDGEKLSKAAILQQTSDYIFTLEQEKTRLLQQNSQLKRIIQELSGSSPKRRRAEEKDEGIGSPDILEEEKSEDLKREMIELRQQLEKERSVRMLLEDQMRSLDAQIYPEKLKAIAQQVQEQQAQTQSLVRHKQLERDLTPAHSPQVLAPATPPAPTHHATVIVPAPVQTPQPHHVNVVTMGPASVINTVSTSRQNLDTIVQAIQHIEGTQGKGGAGEEEQRRAVIVTSGRVLSDAAGSDTASNSDGPDDCSLP, encoded by the exons ATGGAGTATTTCATGGTACCAGCTCAGAAGGTGCCCTCCTTGCAACATTTCCGAAAAACGGAGAAAGAAGTGATCGGGGGTCTCTGCAG TCTGGCCAACATTCCTCTGACCCCAGAAACAGCCCGCGACCAAGAGAGGAGAATCCGCAGAGAGATTGCCAACAGCAACGAGCGTCGGCGCATGCAGAGCATCAACTCTGGATTCCAGTCGCTTAAAACACTCATCCCACACAGTGATGGAGAGAAGCTCAGCAAG GCTGCCATCCTGCAACAGACGTCAGACTACATTTTTActctggagcaggagaagaCGCGGCTATTGCAGCAGAACAGTCAGCTCAAACGAATCATACAA GAGTTAAGTGGTTCTTCCCCGAAGAGGAGGCGcgcagaggagaaggatgaagggatCGGCTCGCCAGacatcctggaggaggagaagtctgAGGACTTGAAGAGGGAGATGATCGAGCTGcggcagcagctggagaaggagcgGTCAGTCAGGATGTTGCTCGAAGATCAG ATGCGTTCCCTGGATGCACAGATTTACCCGGAGAAACTCAAGGCGATCGCCCAGCAGGTCCAGGAGCAGCAGGCCCAAACACAGAGCCTCGTTCGTCACAAGCAGCTGGAGAGGGACCTCACTCCGGCCCACAGCCCACAG GTTTTGGCCCCGGCTACGCCTCCTGCACCCACACACCATGCTACGGTCATCGTCCCTGCGCCTGTCCAAACTCCTCAGCCCCATCACGTCAACGTGGTCACCATGGGCCCGGCATCGGTCATCAATACAGTTTCCACATCCCGACAGAATCTGGACACCATTGTTCAA GCAATCCAGCACATCGAGGGCACCCAGGGGAAGGGTGGCGctggtgaggaagagcagcggAGGGCAGTCATCGTCACTTCGGGTCGCGTACTCTCCGACGCGGCGGGCTCGGACACCGCCTCAAACAGCGACGGGCCGGACGACTGTTCACTGCCCTGA
- the tfap4 gene encoding transcription factor AP-4 isoform X3 produces MQSINSGFQSLKTLIPHSDGEKLSKAAILQQTSDYIFTLEQEKTRLLQQNSQLKRIIQELSGSSPKRRRAEEKDEGIGSPDILEEEKSEDLKREMIELRQQLEKERSVRMLLEDQMRSLDAQIYPEKLKAIAQQVQEQQAQTQSLVRHKQLERDLTPAHSPQVLAPATPPAPTHHATVIVPAPVQTPQPHHVNVVTMGPASVINTVSTSRQNLDTIVQAIQHIEGTQGKGGAGEEEQRRAVIVTSGRVLSDAAGSDTASNSDGPDDCSLP; encoded by the exons ATGCAGAGCATCAACTCTGGATTCCAGTCGCTTAAAACACTCATCCCACACAGTGATGGAGAGAAGCTCAGCAAG GCTGCCATCCTGCAACAGACGTCAGACTACATTTTTActctggagcaggagaagaCGCGGCTATTGCAGCAGAACAGTCAGCTCAAACGAATCATACAA GAGTTAAGTGGTTCTTCCCCGAAGAGGAGGCGcgcagaggagaaggatgaagggatCGGCTCGCCAGacatcctggaggaggagaagtctgAGGACTTGAAGAGGGAGATGATCGAGCTGcggcagcagctggagaaggagcgGTCAGTCAGGATGTTGCTCGAAGATCAG ATGCGTTCCCTGGATGCACAGATTTACCCGGAGAAACTCAAGGCGATCGCCCAGCAGGTCCAGGAGCAGCAGGCCCAAACACAGAGCCTCGTTCGTCACAAGCAGCTGGAGAGGGACCTCACTCCGGCCCACAGCCCACAG GTTTTGGCCCCGGCTACGCCTCCTGCACCCACACACCATGCTACGGTCATCGTCCCTGCGCCTGTCCAAACTCCTCAGCCCCATCACGTCAACGTGGTCACCATGGGCCCGGCATCGGTCATCAATACAGTTTCCACATCCCGACAGAATCTGGACACCATTGTTCAA GCAATCCAGCACATCGAGGGCACCCAGGGGAAGGGTGGCGctggtgaggaagagcagcggAGGGCAGTCATCGTCACTTCGGGTCGCGTACTCTCCGACGCGGCGGGCTCGGACACCGCCTCAAACAGCGACGGGCCGGACGACTGTTCACTGCCCTGA
- the tfap4 gene encoding transcription factor AP-4 isoform X1 — MEYFMVPAQKVPSLQHFRKTEKEVIGGLCSLANIPLTPETARDQERRIRREIANSNERRRMQSINSGFQSLKTLIPHSDGEKLSKAAILQQTSDYIFTLEQEKTRLLQQNSQLKRIIQELSGSSPKRRRAEEKDEGIGSPDILEEEKSEDLKREMIELRQQLEKERSVRMLLEDQVGNNTLHSDDFYCLDLQVTLCSVCQMRSLDAQIYPEKLKAIAQQVQEQQAQTQSLVRHKQLERDLTPAHSPQVLAPATPPAPTHHATVIVPAPVQTPQPHHVNVVTMGPASVINTVSTSRQNLDTIVQAIQHIEGTQGKGGAGEEEQRRAVIVTSGRVLSDAAGSDTASNSDGPDDCSLP, encoded by the exons ATGGAGTATTTCATGGTACCAGCTCAGAAGGTGCCCTCCTTGCAACATTTCCGAAAAACGGAGAAAGAAGTGATCGGGGGTCTCTGCAG TCTGGCCAACATTCCTCTGACCCCAGAAACAGCCCGCGACCAAGAGAGGAGAATCCGCAGAGAGATTGCCAACAGCAACGAGCGTCGGCGCATGCAGAGCATCAACTCTGGATTCCAGTCGCTTAAAACACTCATCCCACACAGTGATGGAGAGAAGCTCAGCAAG GCTGCCATCCTGCAACAGACGTCAGACTACATTTTTActctggagcaggagaagaCGCGGCTATTGCAGCAGAACAGTCAGCTCAAACGAATCATACAA GAGTTAAGTGGTTCTTCCCCGAAGAGGAGGCGcgcagaggagaaggatgaagggatCGGCTCGCCAGacatcctggaggaggagaagtctgAGGACTTGAAGAGGGAGATGATCGAGCTGcggcagcagctggagaaggagcgGTCAGTCAGGATGTTGCTCGAAGATCAGGTAGGGAACAACACGTTACACTCTGATGACTTCTATTGTTTGGATCTGCAAGTGacactctgctctgtttgtcAGATGCGTTCCCTGGATGCACAGATTTACCCGGAGAAACTCAAGGCGATCGCCCAGCAGGTCCAGGAGCAGCAGGCCCAAACACAGAGCCTCGTTCGTCACAAGCAGCTGGAGAGGGACCTCACTCCGGCCCACAGCCCACAG GTTTTGGCCCCGGCTACGCCTCCTGCACCCACACACCATGCTACGGTCATCGTCCCTGCGCCTGTCCAAACTCCTCAGCCCCATCACGTCAACGTGGTCACCATGGGCCCGGCATCGGTCATCAATACAGTTTCCACATCCCGACAGAATCTGGACACCATTGTTCAA GCAATCCAGCACATCGAGGGCACCCAGGGGAAGGGTGGCGctggtgaggaagagcagcggAGGGCAGTCATCGTCACTTCGGGTCGCGTACTCTCCGACGCGGCGGGCTCGGACACCGCCTCAAACAGCGACGGGCCGGACGACTGTTCACTGCCCTGA
- the srl gene encoding sarcalumenin isoform X1, producing MKGTVSICCLLSLLLLQAAAEEEEDVSSVLRDRSHIDETLRLATEEKAKDYAAALERLRKIYHTSIKPMEQAYKYNELRQHEISAYPGRSLGDSATDGEITSKPMVLFLGPWSVGKSSMINYLLGLKDSPYQLYTGAEPTTSEFTVIMHGEKIRSVEGIVMAADSSRSFSPLEKFGQTFLEKLIGIEMPHKLLERVTFVDTPGIIENRKQQERGYPFNDVCQWFIDRADLIFVVFDPTKLDVGLELEMLFRQLKGRESQIRIILNKADNLATQDLMRVYGALFWSLAPLINVTEPPRVYVSSFWPYDYAPDTSRELFKREEISLLEDLNQVIENRIENKIAFIRQHGIRVRIHGLLVDRYVQTFKEKMSFFSDPELVFKEIVDDPDKFYIFKSILAKTNVSKFDLPNRDAYRDFFGVNPVTNFKAMSAQCSYIGGCLLDKIERAITNELPALLSSINSGKQPGLSSCEATGCGEKPKNRYRKN from the exons ATGAAGGGTACAGTCTCGATCTGctgtctcctctccctgctgcttTTGCAGGCCGCAGCAG aagaagaagaagatgtcaGCTCTGTCCTCAGAGACAGGTCTCACATCGATGAGACGTTGCGGCTTGCAACTgaggaaaaagcaaaagacTATGCAG CGGCTCTGGAGAGGTTGCGGAAGATCTACCACACATCCATCAAGCCGATGGAGCAGGCCTACAAGTACAATGAGCTGAGGCAGCACGAGATCTCAG CCTACCCCGGACGATCCCTGGGTGATTCAGCCACAG ATGGAGAGATTACCTCTAAACCCATGGTGCTCTTCCTGGGACCCTGGAGTGTTGGCAAGTCCTCCATGATCAATTACCTCCTGGGCCTGAAAGACAGCCCCTATCAGCTCTACACGG gAGCCGAGCCCACTACCTCCGAGTTCACTGTCATTATGCACGGGGAGAAGATCCGCTCTGTTGAGGGTATCGTCATGGCAGCCGACAGCTCTCGCTCTTTCTCGCCCCTGGAGAAGTTCGGCCAAACCTTCCTAGAAAAGCTGATCGGTATCGAGATGCCCCACAAGCTGCTGGAGCGCGTGACCTTCGTGGACACGCCAGGAATCATTGAGAACCgcaagcagcaggagagag GCTACCCTTTCAATGATGTTTGCCAGTGGTTTATTGACCGCGCCGACCTGATCTTTGTGGTGTTTGACCCCACCAAGCTGGATGTTGGCCTGGAGCTGGAGATGCTCTTCCGGCAGTTGAAGGGTCGCGAGTCCCAGATCCGCATCATCCTAAACAAGGCtgacaacctggcaacccaggACTTAATGAGAGTCTATGGAGCACTCTTTTGGAGCTTGGCTCCCCTCATCAACGTGACCGAACCCCCCCGTGTCTATGTCAGCTCCTTTTGGCCATACGACTACGCACCTGACACCAGTCGCGAGCTCTTCAAGCGAGAGGAAATCTCCCTCCTGGAAGATTTAAACCAGGTGATTGAAAACCGCATCGAGAACAAGATTGCTTTCATCCGCCAGCATGGCATCCGCGTGCGCATCCATGGCCTGCTGGTGGACCGCTATGTCCAGACCTTTAAAGAGAAGATGAGCTTCTTCAGCGACCCTGAACTGGTGTTCAAGGAGATTGTGGACGACCCAGACAAGTTCTACATCTTCAAATCCATTCTAGCCAAGACCAACGTCAGCAAGTTTGACCTGCCCAACCGCGACGCTTACCGTGACTTCTTTGGCGTCAACCCAGTCACCAACTTCAAAGCCATGTCTGCCCAGTGCTCCTACATAGGAGGCTGTCTGCTGGATAAGATCGAGAGGGCAATCACCAACGAACTGCCCGCTCTTCTGAGCAGCATTAACTCTGGCAAACAGCCTGGTCTCTCCTCCTGCGAGGCAACCGGCTGTGGTGAGAAGCCAAAGAACCGCTACCGGAAGAACTGA
- the srl gene encoding sarcalumenin isoform X2, with product MKGTVSICCLLSLLLLQAAAEEEEDVSSVLRDRSHIDETLRLATEEKAKDYAAALERLRKIYHTSIKPMEQAYKYNELRQHEISDGEITSKPMVLFLGPWSVGKSSMINYLLGLKDSPYQLYTGAEPTTSEFTVIMHGEKIRSVEGIVMAADSSRSFSPLEKFGQTFLEKLIGIEMPHKLLERVTFVDTPGIIENRKQQERGYPFNDVCQWFIDRADLIFVVFDPTKLDVGLELEMLFRQLKGRESQIRIILNKADNLATQDLMRVYGALFWSLAPLINVTEPPRVYVSSFWPYDYAPDTSRELFKREEISLLEDLNQVIENRIENKIAFIRQHGIRVRIHGLLVDRYVQTFKEKMSFFSDPELVFKEIVDDPDKFYIFKSILAKTNVSKFDLPNRDAYRDFFGVNPVTNFKAMSAQCSYIGGCLLDKIERAITNELPALLSSINSGKQPGLSSCEATGCGEKPKNRYRKN from the exons ATGAAGGGTACAGTCTCGATCTGctgtctcctctccctgctgcttTTGCAGGCCGCAGCAG aagaagaagaagatgtcaGCTCTGTCCTCAGAGACAGGTCTCACATCGATGAGACGTTGCGGCTTGCAACTgaggaaaaagcaaaagacTATGCAG CGGCTCTGGAGAGGTTGCGGAAGATCTACCACACATCCATCAAGCCGATGGAGCAGGCCTACAAGTACAATGAGCTGAGGCAGCACGAGATCTCAG ATGGAGAGATTACCTCTAAACCCATGGTGCTCTTCCTGGGACCCTGGAGTGTTGGCAAGTCCTCCATGATCAATTACCTCCTGGGCCTGAAAGACAGCCCCTATCAGCTCTACACGG gAGCCGAGCCCACTACCTCCGAGTTCACTGTCATTATGCACGGGGAGAAGATCCGCTCTGTTGAGGGTATCGTCATGGCAGCCGACAGCTCTCGCTCTTTCTCGCCCCTGGAGAAGTTCGGCCAAACCTTCCTAGAAAAGCTGATCGGTATCGAGATGCCCCACAAGCTGCTGGAGCGCGTGACCTTCGTGGACACGCCAGGAATCATTGAGAACCgcaagcagcaggagagag GCTACCCTTTCAATGATGTTTGCCAGTGGTTTATTGACCGCGCCGACCTGATCTTTGTGGTGTTTGACCCCACCAAGCTGGATGTTGGCCTGGAGCTGGAGATGCTCTTCCGGCAGTTGAAGGGTCGCGAGTCCCAGATCCGCATCATCCTAAACAAGGCtgacaacctggcaacccaggACTTAATGAGAGTCTATGGAGCACTCTTTTGGAGCTTGGCTCCCCTCATCAACGTGACCGAACCCCCCCGTGTCTATGTCAGCTCCTTTTGGCCATACGACTACGCACCTGACACCAGTCGCGAGCTCTTCAAGCGAGAGGAAATCTCCCTCCTGGAAGATTTAAACCAGGTGATTGAAAACCGCATCGAGAACAAGATTGCTTTCATCCGCCAGCATGGCATCCGCGTGCGCATCCATGGCCTGCTGGTGGACCGCTATGTCCAGACCTTTAAAGAGAAGATGAGCTTCTTCAGCGACCCTGAACTGGTGTTCAAGGAGATTGTGGACGACCCAGACAAGTTCTACATCTTCAAATCCATTCTAGCCAAGACCAACGTCAGCAAGTTTGACCTGCCCAACCGCGACGCTTACCGTGACTTCTTTGGCGTCAACCCAGTCACCAACTTCAAAGCCATGTCTGCCCAGTGCTCCTACATAGGAGGCTGTCTGCTGGATAAGATCGAGAGGGCAATCACCAACGAACTGCCCGCTCTTCTGAGCAGCATTAACTCTGGCAAACAGCCTGGTCTCTCCTCCTGCGAGGCAACCGGCTGTGGTGAGAAGCCAAAGAACCGCTACCGGAAGAACTGA